In a single window of the Streptomyces sp. NBC_00353 genome:
- a CDS encoding GlxA family transcriptional regulator: MFVFPGVRLLDVTGPIEVFTTANEFGGRYRVQIASEDGTDVITSAGTRLGADLSVDDVQEPCDVLVIPGGPEWETLIKDDALLDVVRQLNEKSRCTASVCTGAFLLAAAGLLNGRRATTHWRQSGELASRFPSVQVAPDAIFVRDGKMMTSAGVSAGIDLSLALVEEHYGAEVARSVAKDMVVFMQRPGSQSQFSVRTRAPHTHQQMLRRVLDAVAENPGANHTLTAMARRAGISVRHVTRLFYEEVGTTPARYVEQVRLEAAQALLETGDDPMPVVARRTGFGSPESLRRAFVRHLSVTPGAFRASFRTTGRAHTESGVPGDDVVVEAQRADDGELSAA, encoded by the coding sequence GTGTTCGTCTTTCCGGGGGTGCGGCTGCTCGATGTGACCGGTCCCATCGAGGTGTTCACGACGGCGAACGAGTTCGGCGGGCGCTATCGGGTGCAGATTGCGTCCGAGGACGGGACGGACGTGATCACCTCCGCCGGGACCCGACTCGGCGCTGACCTTTCCGTCGACGATGTACAGGAGCCGTGCGACGTTCTGGTGATCCCGGGCGGTCCGGAATGGGAAACGCTGATCAAGGACGACGCTCTTTTGGATGTTGTCCGGCAACTGAACGAGAAGAGCCGCTGCACGGCATCGGTGTGCACGGGAGCGTTTCTGCTGGCCGCGGCCGGACTTCTGAACGGCCGTCGCGCTACGACGCACTGGCGGCAGTCAGGGGAACTGGCCTCTCGTTTCCCCTCCGTGCAGGTCGCACCGGACGCCATCTTCGTGCGGGACGGCAAGATGATGACTTCGGCAGGTGTCAGCGCCGGTATCGACCTGTCCTTGGCGCTGGTCGAAGAGCACTACGGTGCGGAGGTCGCTCGATCGGTCGCCAAGGACATGGTCGTCTTCATGCAGCGACCGGGTAGCCAGTCCCAATTCAGCGTCCGTACCCGGGCGCCGCACACCCACCAGCAGATGCTCCGACGGGTCCTGGATGCCGTCGCAGAGAACCCCGGGGCCAACCACACGCTGACGGCCATGGCCCGCAGGGCAGGCATCAGCGTCCGTCACGTGACCCGGCTCTTCTACGAAGAGGTGGGAACGACGCCGGCGCGGTATGTCGAGCAGGTCAGGCTGGAAGCTGCCCAGGCGCTGCTGGAGACGGGTGATGACCCCATGCCGGTCGTAGCGCGGCGCACAGGGTTCGGCTCACCCGAGTCGCTCCGCAGAGCGTTCGTGCGACACCTGAGTGTCACACCTGGTGCGTTCCGGGCCAGCTTCCGGACGACGGGGCGTGCACACACAGAATCAGGTGTCCCCGGCGATGACGTCGTAGTCGAGGCACAACGGGCCGATGACGGTGAGCTGTCAGCTGCCTGA
- a CDS encoding helix-turn-helix transcriptional regulator, with protein sequence MSSDLPWAGTGLGPLAGRVLECLVTQPELSSEAVAEALGVTSAAAERALQALENENLVVRVGDRPTRWSAGPPRSTLGSLLAQRRQELARAELYMERLHEAYRSASHRRVTSDLFEVVESAEQVGVRYAQLLASSRHEVLHLAKPPYVTRSARLEGTSVPTAPAAVSDAPTPEVPVPDGVRLRSVYDTDGMTDTVSLRTALSGTARGGELRLLAGLPMKLVVFDATVGIMPLRQEDPSAGSLIVHSTTLLGVLTALFESVWERATPVSLDSGPGRPPITATEPDGQPPGRMRDILTLLRAGLTDDAIARVLGLSRRTIQKHISETAELLGARTRFQIALLARERGWLGDAPGVGAAPAERTTA encoded by the coding sequence GTGTCGTCGGATTTGCCGTGGGCCGGGACCGGTCTGGGCCCCTTGGCCGGCCGGGTGCTCGAATGCCTGGTCACACAGCCGGAGCTGAGCAGCGAGGCGGTTGCCGAAGCGCTCGGGGTCACCTCGGCAGCCGCCGAACGCGCCCTACAGGCACTGGAGAACGAAAACCTGGTCGTCCGCGTAGGTGACCGGCCCACGCGTTGGAGCGCGGGCCCGCCCCGCTCCACCCTCGGTTCGCTGCTGGCCCAGAGGCGGCAGGAACTGGCGCGGGCGGAGCTGTACATGGAGCGGTTGCACGAGGCATACCGCTCGGCGTCGCACCGCCGCGTCACCTCCGACCTGTTCGAGGTGGTGGAGAGCGCCGAGCAGGTCGGGGTGCGCTACGCGCAGCTGCTCGCGTCCAGTCGGCACGAGGTGCTCCACCTCGCCAAACCTCCGTACGTCACGCGGTCCGCGCGCCTCGAGGGCACCTCGGTGCCGACTGCCCCCGCAGCCGTTTCGGACGCTCCGACTCCGGAGGTCCCCGTGCCTGACGGAGTGCGGCTCCGGTCGGTGTACGACACCGACGGGATGACCGACACCGTTTCGCTGCGCACCGCCCTGAGCGGAACAGCCCGGGGCGGGGAGCTGCGGCTGTTGGCCGGGCTCCCGATGAAACTGGTGGTGTTCGATGCGACGGTCGGCATCATGCCGCTACGGCAGGAGGATCCGTCTGCGGGTTCGCTCATCGTGCACTCGACCACACTTCTCGGAGTGCTCACCGCGCTCTTCGAAAGCGTCTGGGAACGGGCGACCCCGGTGTCGCTGGACAGCGGCCCCGGCCGACCGCCGATCACTGCGACGGAACCGGACGGCCAGCCTCCGGGGCGCATGCGCGACATCCTCACTCTCTTGCGCGCGGGTCTGACGGACGACGCGATCGCCCGGGTCCTGGGGCTGAGCCGACGGACGATCCAGAAACACATCAGCGAGACCGCAGAGCTCCTCGGCGCGCGGACCCGCTTCCAGATCGCGCTGCTGGCACGCGAACGAGGCTGGCTCGGGGACGCCCCGGGGGTGGGGGCGGCCCCCGCTGAACGAACGACCGCGTGA
- a CDS encoding M4 family metallopeptidase: MATFFVSVLPASGTASASVGTDQAPRQITAEPRPGARSVTLSPGQRRKLLEAATEASVTTARSLKLSDREELIPKDVVKDADGTVHTRYERTYAGLPVIGGDLVVHEQGAARTVTKASDAEVSVPTTKAAVTAATAKKSALAAAKTKETDDAATDGSPKLVVWLGGSKPTLAWQTVVSGVQEDGTPSSLSVVTDATTGKQLQSVEQVHSGTGHSQYSGEVPIGTTRNGSLYELTDPERGGHKTYDLTGVGGSGVLVTDDDDVWGDGTAADRQTAAVDAAYGQRQTWDFYHDRFGRNGIADDGVGAYSRVHYGDGYANAFWDNGCFCMTYGDGLNNARPLTELDIAAHEMTHGVTYATANLTYSGESGGLNEATSDIMGTSVEFSADNPADVPDYMIGELADVRGTGKPLRYLDQPSKDASAKGTSQDYWTPETRKLDPHFSSGVANHFFYLLSEGSGKKTINGIAYDSPTYDGLPVVGLGQRDATAVWYRALTVYMTSSTDYAGARAATLRAAADLFGPTSDAYEAVGNAWAAVNVGARYVNHIAVIAPSTRKSAVGQPTSRQIEATSSRPGPLSYSAHGLPKGLSINAETGLISGTPKKAGDFKAAVTIKNSPKVKRTVHFVWTVLASGGDFFVNPARFDIPNWKSIESPLIVTGRKGNAPSDLKVTVDLYHPWIGGQVVSLVSENGTEIPVKDWYWDTGEGELHTTYTVDASAVPANGTWKLRVQDNTPGIFTVDPGYLDSWSLTF; this comes from the coding sequence ATGGCCACGTTCTTCGTTTCGGTCCTCCCCGCCTCGGGCACCGCCTCTGCCTCGGTCGGCACGGATCAGGCACCACGGCAGATCACCGCGGAGCCCCGGCCCGGCGCCCGGTCCGTCACGCTCTCCCCCGGGCAGCGCAGGAAGCTGCTCGAGGCGGCGACCGAGGCAAGCGTCACCACCGCCCGTTCGCTGAAGCTGAGCGATCGGGAGGAGCTGATACCCAAGGACGTCGTCAAGGACGCAGACGGCACGGTGCACACTCGCTACGAGCGCACCTACGCCGGCCTGCCCGTCATCGGCGGCGACCTGGTGGTCCACGAGCAGGGTGCGGCCCGTACGGTCACCAAGGCCTCGGACGCCGAGGTGTCGGTGCCGACGACCAAGGCCGCCGTCACGGCCGCGACGGCGAAGAAGTCCGCCCTGGCCGCCGCGAAGACCAAGGAGACCGACGACGCGGCCACGGACGGATCGCCGAAGCTGGTCGTCTGGCTCGGGGGCAGCAAGCCCACGCTCGCCTGGCAAACCGTCGTCAGCGGCGTGCAGGAGGACGGAACCCCGAGCAGCCTGAGCGTGGTGACGGACGCCACGACCGGCAAGCAGCTCCAGAGCGTCGAACAGGTCCACTCAGGCACCGGCCACAGCCAGTACAGCGGTGAGGTGCCGATCGGTACCACGCGCAATGGCAGCCTCTACGAGCTGACCGACCCCGAGCGCGGCGGCCACAAGACGTACGACCTGACCGGCGTCGGCGGCAGCGGCGTACTGGTCACCGACGACGACGACGTCTGGGGCGACGGAACGGCGGCCGACCGCCAGACCGCGGCCGTGGACGCCGCCTACGGCCAGCGGCAGACGTGGGACTTCTACCACGACCGGTTCGGCCGCAACGGCATCGCTGACGACGGTGTCGGCGCCTACTCCCGGGTCCACTACGGCGACGGATATGCCAACGCGTTCTGGGACAACGGCTGCTTCTGCATGACCTACGGCGACGGCCTGAACAACGCCAGGCCACTCACCGAACTCGACATCGCCGCACACGAGATGACCCACGGCGTCACTTACGCCACCGCGAACCTGACCTACTCCGGTGAGTCCGGCGGCCTGAACGAGGCCACCAGCGACATCATGGGCACCTCCGTGGAGTTCTCCGCGGACAACCCCGCAGATGTCCCCGACTACATGATCGGCGAGCTGGCCGACGTCCGCGGTACCGGCAAGCCGCTGCGCTACCTGGACCAGCCCTCCAAGGACGCCTCCGCCAAGGGCACTTCTCAGGACTACTGGACCCCCGAGACCAGGAAGCTCGACCCGCACTTCAGCTCGGGCGTGGCCAACCACTTCTTCTACCTCCTCTCCGAGGGCAGCGGGAAGAAGACCATCAACGGCATCGCCTACGACAGCCCCACATACGACGGCCTCCCGGTCGTCGGTCTCGGCCAGCGCGACGCGACCGCGGTCTGGTACCGGGCGCTGACCGTCTACATGACCAGTAGCACCGACTACGCGGGCGCCCGCGCCGCCACCCTCCGGGCCGCCGCCGACCTGTTCGGTCCGACCAGCGACGCCTACGAGGCCGTCGGCAACGCCTGGGCGGCCGTCAACGTCGGCGCCCGCTATGTGAACCACATCGCCGTGATCGCCCCCTCCACGCGGAAGTCGGCTGTCGGCCAGCCGACCAGCCGGCAGATCGAGGCGACGAGTTCCCGGCCGGGCCCTCTGTCGTATTCCGCGCACGGGCTGCCCAAGGGCCTGTCCATCAACGCGGAAACTGGCCTGATCAGCGGCACTCCGAAGAAGGCCGGCGACTTCAAGGCCGCCGTCACCATCAAGAACTCCCCGAAGGTCAAGCGCACGGTGCACTTCGTGTGGACCGTCCTGGCCTCCGGTGGTGACTTCTTCGTCAACCCGGCCCGGTTCGACATCCCCAACTGGAAGTCCATCGAGTCCCCGCTCATCGTCACGGGCCGCAAGGGCAATGCCCCCAGCGACCTCAAGGTCACGGTCGACCTGTACCACCCGTGGATCGGCGGTCAGGTGGTCAGCCTGGTCAGCGAGAACGGCACGGAGATCCCGGTCAAGGACTGGTACTGGGACACCGGCGAGGGCGAGCTGCACACCACCTACACGGTCGACGCGTCGGCGGTCCCCGCCAACGGCACATGGAAGCTCCGGGTCCAGGACAACACCCCCGGCATCTTCACCGTCGACCCCGGCTACCTCGACAGCTGGAGCCTCACCTTCTGA
- a CDS encoding S8 family serine peptidase — MSILPTPRLGPIALGAVAALAIGVIPAIAAAPADPPDPAPPAGAASQPPASGSSHSVTLITGDKVTIGTAADGTVIRSVEGPNGTISGFHRVVMDGSTYVYPDAALPYVGAGLLDEQLFNVTRLIADGYDDAHAKRLPLIVRYTDAAAKLRTAPNVTGSTVVRRLDSMQGAAVAQKRDKAPAFWSALTGDSAAARARRGSVRPTFAGGIAKVWLDGKVKADLAESTAQIGAQQVWAEGNTAKGVKVAVLDTGVDTEHPDLIGQIDASTSFVPYEEDIADYNGHGTHVASTIAGTGSASDAKERGVAPGARLEIGKVLDSEGGGQESWIIAGMEWAARDAQAKVISMSLGGGGDSTDPMSEAVDRLSAETGALFVVAAGNGGPHSISSPGAADSALTVGAVDATDKLAEFSSQGPRDGDAGLKPELTAPGVDILAARSHYRRGGSGYYTTMSGTSMATPHVAGAAALLAATHPDWSGPQLKAALVSSTKATESYTPYEAGSGRLDASAAVHASVFATASAFSGFHTWPAKPGETDVRKVTYTNVGDAPVTLDLAIDADAPAGLFTLSTDRVTIPAHGTTSVTLTAELDRLPADRQISGMITGSDNAKVVRARTLIGVGKEGRRQNLTIVAKDRSGKPLSGRVLLTAEHLFTTIELDESGTGTGRLPVGSYSGWLTADVRGANGPHSLGMALLSFNDVQLDQDRTVTLDGRETRQILAHVPRQTTAVAPRLDVHRSFTDSLVESSMLPNETYDSIWALPTGKKVTDGEFEFGARFRLEQPALTVGTKSETFDDPLVKRAAKPLPAGTRKLTAVFAAEGTAKDLARKNVRGKAVVVRRSDTVAIEEQAKAAAAAGARVLLVANDGIGRLRPWDETPWSPQNPAPLTVATLNADQGGDLIDSLQRGSVELKVTSHPTTDYLYDVVRHWSGTVPADPTWRVKPSDLARVDVSFRNYRPGKALEYRSDVWRGWAVGNQLTAPAQGERTDWVTPGADWLDDAFTVGETGQHSIDVLRYRAGKTAEVSWFGPIQRPRMGPIGYQPVRYLDTVYIPAPGWGDSGSGHVGEAHGNFDVKDWMSLYQGDRQLNWGNAEFLRVPELAAERLPYRLVVDNDRAAWANPYSTHTLTEWNFTSAATGADSAESLPLIQLDYGVDTDKAGRADRRAELTVAASHLPGTTAGIRKPSVEVSYDDGATWQRSELNRDGDAWRTALKAPKSADFVTLRVTARDSADNSVSQTITRAFGLR, encoded by the coding sequence TTGTCCATTCTTCCCACCCCCAGGCTTGGGCCGATCGCGCTCGGCGCGGTCGCCGCCCTGGCAATCGGGGTCATACCAGCCATCGCCGCGGCTCCCGCGGACCCGCCCGACCCGGCACCGCCCGCCGGTGCCGCATCGCAGCCACCCGCAAGCGGCAGCAGCCACAGCGTCACCCTGATCACCGGTGACAAGGTCACGATCGGCACCGCCGCCGACGGCACCGTCATCCGGTCAGTGGAAGGCCCGAACGGAACCATCTCCGGCTTCCACCGCGTCGTCATGGACGGTTCGACATACGTCTACCCCGATGCGGCCCTGCCCTATGTCGGCGCGGGGCTGCTGGACGAGCAACTGTTCAACGTGACCCGGCTGATCGCCGACGGGTACGACGACGCGCACGCAAAACGGCTGCCGCTCATCGTCCGCTACACCGACGCAGCCGCCAAGTTGCGGACCGCGCCGAACGTGACCGGCTCGACCGTTGTCCGCCGGCTGGACAGCATGCAGGGCGCGGCGGTCGCGCAAAAGCGCGACAAGGCCCCGGCGTTCTGGTCCGCGCTCACCGGCGACTCCGCGGCAGCAAGGGCACGCCGCGGATCGGTACGTCCCACCTTCGCGGGTGGTATCGCCAAGGTCTGGCTCGACGGCAAGGTGAAAGCCGACCTGGCCGAGTCCACCGCACAGATCGGCGCGCAGCAGGTCTGGGCGGAGGGCAACACCGCCAAGGGCGTGAAGGTCGCTGTCCTCGACACCGGGGTGGACACCGAACACCCTGACCTCATCGGGCAGATCGACGCCAGCACCAGCTTCGTTCCGTACGAGGAGGACATCGCCGACTACAACGGCCATGGCACCCACGTCGCCTCGACCATCGCCGGCACCGGTAGCGCCTCCGACGCGAAGGAACGGGGTGTCGCGCCCGGAGCCCGGCTGGAGATCGGCAAGGTGCTCGACAGCGAGGGCGGGGGACAGGAGTCCTGGATCATCGCCGGTATGGAATGGGCCGCCCGGGACGCACAGGCCAAGGTCATCAGCATGAGCCTGGGCGGCGGCGGCGACAGCACCGACCCGATGAGCGAGGCGGTGGACCGACTCAGCGCCGAGACCGGTGCGTTGTTCGTGGTAGCGGCCGGCAACGGCGGGCCGCACAGCATCAGCAGTCCCGGTGCCGCGGACTCCGCGCTGACCGTCGGAGCCGTCGACGCCACGGACAAGCTCGCCGAATTCTCCAGCCAGGGCCCGCGGGACGGCGACGCCGGGCTGAAGCCGGAACTCACCGCACCCGGTGTCGACATCCTCGCGGCCCGCTCCCACTACCGGCGGGGCGGCTCGGGCTACTACACCACGATGAGCGGCACGTCGATGGCGACACCTCACGTCGCCGGCGCCGCCGCACTGCTCGCCGCCACCCACCCCGACTGGAGCGGTCCGCAGCTGAAGGCAGCACTGGTCAGCAGCACCAAGGCCACTGAGTCGTACACCCCGTACGAGGCGGGCAGTGGGCGGCTCGACGCCTCCGCGGCCGTGCACGCGTCCGTCTTTGCGACCGCCAGCGCCTTCTCCGGTTTCCACACGTGGCCCGCGAAGCCGGGAGAGACCGACGTCCGGAAGGTGACATACACCAACGTCGGCGACGCCCCGGTCACCCTGGATCTCGCGATCGATGCCGACGCCCCGGCTGGCTTGTTCACCCTCTCCACCGACCGGGTCACCATTCCCGCACACGGCACCACCTCGGTCACCCTGACTGCGGAACTGGACCGGCTTCCCGCCGACCGGCAGATCAGCGGCATGATCACCGGCTCGGACAACGCCAAAGTGGTGCGCGCCCGGACCCTGATAGGCGTCGGCAAGGAGGGGCGTAGGCAGAATCTGACCATCGTCGCGAAGGACCGGTCGGGCAAGCCGCTCTCCGGCCGGGTCCTCCTCACCGCGGAGCACCTCTTCACGACGATCGAGCTCGACGAGTCCGGCACCGGCACCGGGCGCCTGCCCGTCGGTAGCTACAGCGGATGGCTCACCGCTGATGTGCGGGGGGCCAACGGGCCGCACTCGCTCGGCATGGCGCTGCTGAGCTTCAACGACGTTCAGCTGGACCAGGACCGCACCGTTACCCTGGACGGCCGCGAGACCCGCCAGATCCTGGCACACGTGCCGCGGCAGACCACGGCGGTCGCGCCGCGGCTGGACGTACACCGGTCGTTCACCGACAGCCTCGTCGAGAGCTCGATGCTGCCCAACGAGACGTACGACAGCATCTGGGCGCTCCCGACCGGCAAGAAGGTCACCGACGGCGAGTTCGAGTTCGGCGCCCGCTTCCGCCTCGAGCAGCCGGCGCTGACCGTGGGCACGAAGTCGGAGACCTTCGACGATCCGCTGGTCAAGCGAGCGGCGAAACCGCTGCCGGCCGGCACGCGGAAGCTGACGGCGGTCTTCGCCGCCGAAGGTACGGCCAAGGACCTGGCGCGGAAGAATGTCCGCGGCAAGGCTGTGGTGGTACGGCGTAGCGACACCGTGGCGATCGAGGAGCAGGCCAAGGCCGCCGCAGCCGCGGGCGCGCGGGTACTCCTGGTCGCCAACGACGGCATCGGCCGACTGCGGCCGTGGGACGAAACTCCCTGGAGCCCGCAGAACCCGGCTCCGCTGACGGTGGCGACGCTCAACGCCGACCAGGGCGGTGACCTGATCGACTCGCTCCAGCGGGGAAGCGTCGAGCTGAAGGTCACCTCCCACCCCACGACCGACTACCTCTACGACGTGGTGCGTCACTGGTCCGGCACCGTCCCGGCGGACCCGACCTGGCGGGTGAAGCCGAGCGATCTGGCCCGGGTGGACGTCTCGTTCCGCAACTATCGGCCGGGCAAGGCGCTGGAGTACCGCTCCGATGTCTGGCGGGGCTGGGCCGTCGGAAACCAGCTCACCGCGCCCGCACAGGGTGAGCGGACCGACTGGGTCACCCCCGGCGCCGACTGGCTGGACGACGCCTTCACCGTGGGGGAGACCGGGCAGCACTCGATCGACGTCCTTCGCTACCGGGCCGGGAAGACCGCCGAGGTCAGTTGGTTCGGGCCGATCCAGCGGCCCCGGATGGGTCCGATCGGCTACCAGCCGGTGCGCTATCTCGACACTGTCTACATTCCCGCGCCCGGCTGGGGCGACTCCGGCTCGGGCCATGTCGGAGAAGCTCACGGCAACTTCGACGTCAAGGACTGGATGTCGCTCTACCAGGGTGACCGGCAGCTCAACTGGGGCAACGCGGAATTCCTGCGGGTTCCCGAGCTCGCGGCGGAGCGCCTGCCCTACCGGCTGGTGGTCGACAACGACCGGGCAGCCTGGGCCAATCCGTACTCGACGCACACCCTGACCGAGTGGAACTTCACCTCCGCGGCGACCGGCGCCGACTCGGCCGAGTCTCTTCCGCTGATCCAGCTCGACTACGGAGTGGACACCGACAAGGCGGGCCGGGCGGACCGGCGTGCCGAGCTGACGGTGGCGGCCTCCCACTTGCCCGGCACAACGGCGGGCATCCGGAAGCCCTCTGTCGAAGTTTCGTACGACGACGGGGCGACCTGGCAGCGGTCCGAACTGAACCGAGACGGCGACGCATGGCGGACGGCCCTGAAGGCGCCGAAGTCCGCGGACTTCGTCACGCTTCGGGTCACTGCCCGGGACAGCGCCGACAACAGCGTCTCGCAGACGATCACCCGGGCCTTCGGCCTGCGCTGA